One genomic region from Nocardia vinacea encodes:
- a CDS encoding nuclear transport factor 2 family protein gives MADFDRAELDEMVRRWLQANRECEAEGDWRPLAEYYTEDATYGWNYGPKQEFMAVGRDEIRDIAIGLEMDGLEGWTYPYQDWVIDERSGNLIGLWKQVSDKKRPDGRNYSPEGIGGSWFRYGGNFQWSWQRDFFDFGNVSALFLDMITDNALSDGMQKRIERATSGEKLPGWYTIGEAPVPLW, from the coding sequence ATGGCCGATTTCGACCGCGCCGAACTCGACGAGATGGTGCGCCGCTGGCTGCAGGCCAACCGGGAATGCGAAGCCGAGGGTGACTGGCGGCCCCTCGCGGAGTACTACACCGAAGACGCCACCTACGGCTGGAACTACGGCCCCAAACAGGAGTTCATGGCCGTCGGACGCGACGAGATCCGCGACATCGCAATCGGATTGGAGATGGACGGGCTCGAGGGCTGGACCTATCCCTACCAGGATTGGGTCATCGACGAGCGCAGCGGCAACCTCATCGGCCTGTGGAAGCAGGTCAGCGATAAGAAGCGACCCGACGGCCGCAACTACTCGCCGGAAGGCATCGGCGGCAGCTGGTTCCGCTACGGCGGCAACTTCCAATGGTCGTGGCAGCGCGACTTCTTCGACTTCGGCAACGTCAGCGCACTGTTCCTCGACATGATCACCGACAACGCGCTGTCGGACGGCATGCAGAAGCGCATCGAACGTGCCACCTCGGGTGAGAAGCTGCCCGGCTGGTACACGATCGGCGAAGCGCCGGTGCCGCTGTGGTGA
- a CDS encoding ferredoxin, protein MKITVDLDLCQGHAVCHAEAPEVFTVPKHGKVEILDPNPGPAARAAVAEAVRYCPTQALSITDGDD, encoded by the coding sequence ATGAAGATCACCGTCGATCTGGATCTGTGCCAAGGCCACGCCGTGTGCCATGCCGAGGCGCCGGAGGTCTTCACCGTGCCCAAGCACGGCAAGGTCGAAATCCTCGACCCGAATCCGGGTCCCGCTGCCCGTGCCGCCGTCGCAGAAGCCGTCCGCTACTGCCCCACCCAAGCGCTGTCGATCACCGACGGCGACGACTGA
- a CDS encoding SDR family oxidoreductase has translation MPGFEPHPDRRPALIAGASSGIGAATAEALAELGFPVALGARRIEQCEAFAAKITSNGGEAFAHYLDVGDTASVDAFVTAAEAALGPAEIVVSGAGDLSFSLVHEMSPEHFLQQINVHLIGVQRLANRVIPGMIARQRGDFVIISSDTANNPRPRMGAYPAAKTAVEVMARQMWMELEGTGIRASLVRPGPTLTGMGMDTTSEIIGPVLEDWSKWGFARHPEMLRAAHLATSIVAVVSAPRGAHIQLTEVQPEARVLSGDAGSRS, from the coding sequence ATGCCCGGGTTCGAACCCCACCCCGACCGCCGGCCCGCCTTGATCGCCGGGGCCTCCTCCGGCATCGGCGCGGCCACTGCCGAAGCGCTGGCCGAACTCGGCTTTCCGGTGGCTCTGGGCGCCCGTCGCATCGAGCAGTGCGAGGCCTTCGCCGCGAAGATCACGAGCAACGGCGGTGAAGCGTTCGCGCACTACCTCGACGTCGGCGACACCGCATCGGTCGACGCCTTCGTCACCGCCGCCGAGGCCGCGCTGGGCCCGGCCGAGATAGTGGTGTCCGGAGCCGGCGACCTGTCGTTCTCCCTGGTGCACGAGATGAGTCCCGAGCACTTCCTGCAACAGATCAACGTTCACCTGATCGGCGTGCAACGGCTGGCCAACCGCGTCATCCCCGGCATGATCGCCAGACAGCGCGGCGATTTCGTGATCATCAGTTCCGACACCGCGAACAACCCCCGCCCGCGCATGGGGGCCTACCCCGCCGCCAAGACCGCGGTCGAGGTCATGGCCCGGCAGATGTGGATGGAGTTGGAAGGCACCGGCATTCGGGCCTCGCTCGTGCGGCCCGGCCCGACTCTCACCGGCATGGGCATGGACACCACCTCGGAGATCATCGGCCCGGTGCTCGAGGACTGGTCGAAGTGGGGTTTCGCGCGGCATCCCGAAATGCTGCGCGCCGCCCATCTGGCCACCTCCATCGTCGCGGTCGTCTCCGCACCGCGCGGCGCCCATATTCAGCTCACCGAAGTCCAGCCCGAGGCCCGGGTGCTCTCCGGCGACGCAGGGAGCCGCTCATGA
- a CDS encoding cytochrome P450: protein MTSAALEPFTFDPYDYRFHDDPYPTYERLRTDAPLYHNPELNFWALSRHSDVIAAFRDNVRLSSANGVSLDPAAWGPHAHRTMSFLAMDDPRHVRMRRLVYKGFTPRRVTEMDSRIHELTLEHLEPALARGTFDWIEDFAGKLPMDVISELMGVPETDRAEVRRLADLVVHREEGVLDVPVAAIEAALKLLGYYSDMVAERRRTPTEDLTSALLHAEIDGDRLSDEEIIGFMFLMVVAGNETTTKLLGNALYWSARNPGEYAKVFADPDLVPDWVEETLRYDTSSQIVARSAATDIDMHGLTIPAGSKVLLLIGSANRDSEVFEDGDSYRIDRPDKGNLASFGAGVHFCLGAHLARLETTIALREFASRVRGYDLVEAGIERVHSTNVRGFAKLPITVEVR from the coding sequence ATGACTTCGGCCGCACTGGAGCCGTTCACGTTCGACCCTTACGACTATCGGTTCCACGACGATCCGTACCCGACCTACGAGCGCCTGCGCACCGACGCCCCGCTGTACCACAATCCGGAGCTGAACTTCTGGGCATTGTCGCGGCACTCCGACGTCATCGCTGCCTTCCGGGACAACGTGCGGCTCTCCAGCGCCAATGGTGTGTCGCTGGATCCCGCCGCCTGGGGCCCGCACGCGCACAGGACGATGTCCTTTCTCGCCATGGACGATCCGCGGCACGTGCGCATGCGGCGGCTGGTCTACAAGGGCTTCACGCCGCGCCGGGTGACCGAAATGGACAGCCGGATACACGAATTGACCCTCGAGCACCTGGAACCGGCGTTGGCGCGCGGAACCTTCGATTGGATCGAGGATTTCGCCGGGAAGCTGCCCATGGACGTCATCTCCGAGCTCATGGGCGTGCCGGAAACCGATCGCGCCGAGGTACGCCGGCTCGCCGATCTGGTCGTCCACCGCGAGGAGGGCGTGCTCGATGTGCCGGTCGCGGCCATCGAAGCCGCGCTGAAACTGCTCGGCTACTACAGCGACATGGTCGCCGAACGGCGGCGCACGCCAACCGAGGATCTCACCTCCGCACTGCTGCACGCCGAGATCGACGGCGATCGACTCAGCGACGAAGAGATCATCGGATTCATGTTCCTGATGGTGGTCGCCGGGAACGAAACCACCACCAAACTGCTCGGCAACGCCCTGTACTGGTCGGCACGCAACCCGGGCGAATACGCCAAGGTTTTCGCCGACCCCGACCTGGTGCCGGACTGGGTCGAGGAGACACTGCGCTATGACACCTCGAGCCAGATCGTGGCGCGTAGCGCCGCGACCGATATCGACATGCACGGCTTGACGATTCCGGCCGGTTCGAAGGTACTGCTGCTTATCGGCTCGGCCAACCGTGACTCGGAGGTGTTCGAAGACGGCGACTCCTATCGGATCGACCGTCCCGACAAAGGCAACCTCGCCAGTTTCGGTGCGGGAGTGCACTTCTGCCTCGGCGCTCACCTGGCTCGCTTGGAGACCACGATCGCCCTGCGCGAATTCGCCTCTCGCGTCCGCGGTTACGACCTCGTCGAGGCCGGCATCGAACGCGTGCACTCGACGAACGTCCGCGGATTCGCCAAACTTCCCATCACCGTGGAGGTCCGGTAA
- a CDS encoding aldehyde dehydrogenase — protein sequence MNGLVPPEGTPLLIGGKLVPGGSGVFATINPATEEVLGHAANASAEDMNAAVGAAQTAFAETDWSRDPAFRAHCLRQLRDIMRDHIEELRAITVAEVGAPVMLTSGPQLEGPIGDLSFSADLAETYSWETDLGTAEQMGISSRRVVRREAVGVVGAITPWNFPHQINLAKVGPALAAGNTVVLKPAPDTPWCAAALGPLIAEHTDIPAGVLNIVTSDDHTLGARLVEDPRVDMITFTGSTQTGRSVMAGASASLKRTFLELGGKSAAIVLDDADIAGAASYTAFSVALHAGQGCALTTRMLVPRAAYDEAVAAAAKALSGIRADDPTKPGTVCGPLISARQRDRVERYLDIARAEGGRIVVGGGRPSGKDRGFFIEPTLIAGLGNTATVAQEEIFGPVLVVIPYDGDADAIRLANESPYGLSGSVWGADSERVDRVVSGVRTGTLSVNGGLWYHADAPFGGYKQSGIGREMGVAGFEEYLETKLIATPA from the coding sequence ATGAACGGCCTCGTCCCTCCTGAGGGCACGCCCCTGCTGATCGGCGGCAAGCTGGTCCCCGGCGGCTCGGGCGTCTTCGCGACGATCAATCCCGCGACCGAGGAAGTGCTCGGCCACGCTGCCAACGCCTCGGCCGAGGATATGAACGCGGCCGTCGGCGCGGCACAGACCGCCTTCGCCGAGACCGATTGGTCCCGTGATCCCGCCTTCCGTGCGCACTGCCTGCGTCAGTTGCGAGACATCATGCGCGATCACATCGAGGAGTTGCGCGCGATCACGGTCGCCGAGGTCGGCGCGCCCGTCATGCTCACCAGTGGCCCACAGCTGGAAGGACCGATCGGTGATCTGTCGTTCTCCGCCGACCTAGCCGAAACCTACTCGTGGGAAACCGATCTCGGCACCGCCGAGCAGATGGGCATCTCGAGCCGGCGCGTGGTCCGCCGCGAGGCGGTGGGCGTGGTCGGGGCCATCACGCCGTGGAACTTCCCGCATCAGATCAACCTGGCGAAGGTCGGGCCCGCACTGGCCGCCGGAAACACGGTGGTGCTCAAGCCCGCTCCGGACACACCCTGGTGTGCGGCGGCACTCGGCCCGCTCATTGCCGAGCACACCGACATCCCGGCGGGCGTGCTCAATATCGTCACCTCCGACGACCACACCCTGGGCGCGCGGCTGGTCGAGGATCCGCGGGTCGACATGATCACCTTCACCGGATCGACCCAGACGGGGCGATCGGTGATGGCGGGTGCGTCGGCCTCCCTCAAGCGCACGTTCCTAGAGCTCGGCGGCAAATCTGCCGCCATCGTTCTCGATGACGCCGACATCGCGGGCGCCGCGAGCTATACCGCGTTCTCGGTCGCCCTGCACGCCGGACAAGGCTGCGCGTTGACCACTCGCATGCTGGTGCCGCGCGCGGCCTACGACGAGGCGGTCGCCGCGGCGGCCAAAGCGCTGTCCGGCATCCGGGCCGACGATCCGACCAAGCCCGGAACCGTGTGCGGGCCTTTGATTTCCGCACGCCAGCGCGATCGGGTGGAGCGCTATCTCGACATCGCCCGCGCCGAGGGCGGGCGCATCGTGGTCGGGGGCGGCCGGCCGTCAGGCAAAGACCGGGGCTTCTTCATCGAGCCGACGCTCATCGCCGGGCTCGGCAACACCGCCACCGTCGCTCAGGAGGAAATCTTCGGTCCGGTGCTCGTGGTGATTCCGTACGACGGTGACGCCGATGCGATCCGGCTGGCCAACGAATCGCCCTACGGTCTTTCCGGTTCGGTGTGGGGCGCCGATTCCGAACGCGTCGACCGGGTGGTCTCGGGCGTGCGCACCGGGACGCTGAGTGTGAACGGCGGGCTCTGGTACCACGCCGACGCGCCGTTCGGCGGCTACAAGCAATCCGGCATCGGCCGGGAGATGGGCGTCGCGGGTTTCGAGGAATACCTCGAAACCAAGTTGATCGCCACCCCTGCCTGA